From the Ignavibacteriales bacterium genome, the window AAAATCCATAGTAACGTTTGAACCTCACTACAAAGAAATAGGGAAGATAACGAAGATAGATCGACGATGGATAATTTTTTAATCTGATAGCAACAAGATTTTTTTCACAAAGCATTGTCTGGAAACCATGGTTTCCCTCTGTCGAAGCGCCTCTTTTGTGATAACATACAGCCTTAGGATTATAAAAACATTTGTATCCTGCCAGTTGCATTCTGAAGCTGAAATCCACATCCTCGTAATAAGCAAAAAAATCCTCGTCGAAGTATCCTATCTCATCGAAAATACCGCTTCGGTACATCGCTGCTCCCGCGCATGGACCGAAAATGAACTCTTCTTCGTTATACTGACCCTGGTCTATCTCGCCGTGTCCCCGCGCGTATGGAGACCCTTTCTTCTTAATAAAATCTCCTGCGTCATCTATCTTCATCCTGTTGTAATAGTTAAGCATCTTGCATGCTACGCTTCCGGTATCTTCCGTTTTAAATCCCTTAGCCATCTCCTCCAGAAATGTAGGAGTACACTCGATGTCATTATTTAGTAATAATATATAATCCGGGTTAAAATTCTGTGCGAACCTTATTCCTTCATTTACACCTCCGGC encodes:
- a CDS encoding glycosyltransferase family 2 protein; amino-acid sequence: MIYIVIPNWNGLEHIKDCFPSLFEQTHKNYVVVMVDNSSEDNSVAYVKEKFPQVRVLELETNRGFAGGVNEGIRFAQNFNPDYILLLNNDIECTPTFLEEMAKGFKTEDTGSVACKMLNYYNRMKIDDAGDFIKKKGSPYARGHGEIDQGQYNEEEFIFGPCAGAAMYRSGIFDEIGYFDEDFFAYYEDVDFSFRMQLAGYKCFYNPKAVCYHKRGASTEGNHGFQTMLCEKNLVAIRLKNYPSSIYLRYLPYFFVVRFKRYYGFYQNQPKKVFWSAVKGYFKGLMEMPKSYSKRKKIQQNAKVSPEYIESLFTP